Proteins encoded by one window of Chryseobacterium aquaeductus:
- a CDS encoding YfgM family protein: MAKLGKNAPNEQEGKETVEFFKDLDREALNTERFLEKYQKPLSIAFGVLVLGVLGFFGYQQFVVAPNNAEAVKTYLAAQKNLTEGKDKEALGGKSAANPGYLGTYNEYSSTKIGKLSAYNAGLLKFKEGKYQEAYDLLDKFSSDNKTLMALKYGAMADAKSGLNKNDEALSLLDKASSAADDPYTSYYFTRKAGILALGMKKNAEAKKYFAAIDEKYQDYDNGMSDAYIEMAKYLN; encoded by the coding sequence ATGGCAAAATTGGGTAAGAATGCTCCAAACGAGCAAGAAGGAAAAGAAACAGTGGAATTTTTTAAAGACCTAGACAGAGAGGCTTTAAATACAGAAAGATTCCTGGAAAAATATCAGAAACCATTAAGCATAGCTTTTGGAGTTTTAGTTTTGGGAGTTTTAGGATTTTTCGGATACCAGCAATTTGTGGTAGCTCCAAACAATGCTGAAGCTGTAAAAACGTATTTAGCTGCACAAAAAAACCTTACCGAAGGCAAAGACAAAGAAGCTTTGGGCGGGAAATCTGCTGCTAATCCCGGTTATTTAGGAACTTACAACGAGTATTCTTCAACAAAAATCGGTAAACTTTCTGCTTACAATGCAGGTTTGTTGAAATTTAAAGAAGGTAAATATCAGGAAGCTTATGATCTTTTAGATAAATTCTCTTCTGATAACAAAACATTGATGGCATTGAAATATGGCGCAATGGCAGATGCAAAATCTGGCCTCAACAAAAATGATGAAGCTTTATCACTTCTAGACAAGGCATCTTCAGCAGCTGACGATCCTTACACTTCGTATTATTTCACAAGAAAGGCTGGGATTTTAGCTTTAGGAATGAAAAAAAATGCTGAAGCGAAAAAATACTTTGCGGCTATTGATGAAAAATATCAAGACTACGACAACGGAATGTCTGATGCTTACATAGAAATGGCTAAATATTTAAACTAA